In the Daphnia pulicaria isolate SC F1-1A chromosome 2, SC_F0-13Bv2, whole genome shotgun sequence genome, one interval contains:
- the LOC124327177 gene encoding origin recognition complex subunit 4-like: MASCTDICRNILLERMVFNNHSSISVPDEFLEHKNYVFNLLKSTVQNGENNSALLIGPRGSGKTLLINSVLAELEAVCDFEKDYVVIKLHGFFQTDDRIAIQEITRQLFLEEETAGRAFGSFSENLNFLLNSLKMADRKKAKSIIFIMDEFDQFCQHKNQTLLYNLFDVCQSAQAPMAVIGLTCRMDAISLFEKRVRSRFSHRQIYSFVKPDFTRYTETFVNLLQLVRAPPGLKPIYVRSWDKSIKDLAQDPLVEGTLKKLFNLNPKLRLLQNILLVAVCRLGKNHPFLSSKDIVSAIESQTTDCKTLQLQGLSVLELQLLLCMKYLDKIYFGEPCNYEMAFYEYTKQMKSSSMQKFDRQIAMKAMEHLETLELIRPVEGVSCSKVQKEFVVYHILITSEQLTAALSKYPNLPTEVKQLADTCL, from the exons ATGGCATCTTGCACCGATATTTGTCGTAATATTCTATTAGAACGAATGGTTTTTAACAATCATTCTAGTATTTCAGTTCCGGATGAATTTTTAGAACACAAGAATtacgtttttaatttacttaaAAGCACGGTGCAAAATGGAGAAAACAATTCAGCTCTCCTAATTGGACCGAGAGGAAGTGGGAAAACCTTG TTGATCAACAGTGTGCTGGCTGAACTGGAAGCTGTGTGTGATTTTGAGAAAGATTATGTTGTCATTAAGTTGCATGGCTTCTTCCAAACTGATGATCGGATAGCCATTCAAGAAATCACTCGCCAA CTATTTTTAGAGGAGGAAACAGCTGGCAGAGCATTTGGCTCATTTTCAG aGAATCTAAATTTTCTTCTGAATTCCTTGAAGATGGCTGACaggaaaaaagcaaaatcCATCATTTTTATAATGGACGAATTTGATCAGTTTTGTCAGCATAAAAATCAAACTTTATTATACAATCTATTTGATGTTTGCCAATCTGCTCAA GCGCCAATGGCTGTCATTGGATTGACATGTAGAATGGATGCCATTTCTTTGTTTGAAAAGAGAGTGAGGTCTAGATTCTCTCATCGACAAATTTATTCGTTTGTGAAACCTGATTTCACGAGATACACGGAAACGTTTGTCAATTTACTTCAGTTGGTGCGTGCTCCTCCCGGATTAAAACCCATATACGTTCGCAGCTGGGACAAGTCTATTAAGGATCTTGCACAAGATCCATTAGTCGAAGGCACACTCAAGAAACTATTCAACCTCAATCCGAAACTCCGTCTTCTGCAAAACATATTG CTGGTGGCAGTATGTCGCCTGGGCAAGAATCATCCTTTCCTCTCATCCAAGGACATTGTCAGCGCCATCGAGTCTCAAACTACGGATTGCAAAACATTACAACTCCAGGGCTTATCTGTCCTCGAGCTGCAGTTG TTACTCTGCATGAAATACTTGGATAAAATTTACTTTGGTGAACCCTGCAATTACGAAATGGCCTTTTACGAGTATACCAAGCAAATGAAAAGCAGTTCGATGCAGAAATTTGACCGGCAAATCGCGATGAAGGCAATGGAACACCTcgag ACTTTGGAGCTGATCCGGCCCGTTGAGGGGGTTTCTTGCTCGAAGGTTCAGAAAGAATTTGTTGTCTACCATATTCTCATCACGTCAGAGCAGTTAACAGCTGCTCTTTCCAAGTATCCCAATCTTCCCACCGAAGTGAAACAGTTGGCAGACACGTGCCTCTGA
- the LOC124327046 gene encoding uncharacterized protein LOC124327046 has translation MVATALVFKVWVLSGLVCLSQLTSTYCASAPFSTSDLQSTSFNGTQGHPVDGGIKVTKSHPESNKNNSVTVMKTWRSRFDRMTQTSRKLNAKSLVSPQLTLDKIYLFIDTVNDIMNGKTSDTKFNRMVKTWGVLYTSLGAQALNNFFNMWVSLWTVIDAVANIVRAYETRILNVINENEPPEPNPLEDLQASLDDANNNIAAVSDLFQTLARMGEIGDTENLDDGEVQILKRTLPQDPRQEEDDDTENNRAAAAHYEKSAEERKDSVYSKGQEVNIQQDHVPRESQLGTNRHLFSPAKFGSDPANNRQNLYSTTERNAHHLNPVSDSRQIQRFSVKSDPDNRINRRQTMVRESTPKSTSTYPSNLELHRAFGDRNAHSPTRSKRSFLDYNFGIDRFVFVMRKMNNVLNSNTNNRQLNRFTSSFNNLFASDGLTAFNTFYTLLASFWTVVDAVANIFRFNEARVRDAVQRNQDQNQPDPLGDLQAELDDTNANLEEVAELVTTLDQAAARLETVTGDEFDRSGVKNIKKKKKKKKKKSKKHGSRRRKPSLQTTPQPTRQPYYPVTHKSYSVTRDYSFSTHPPIQPASSDRWKPIYGNWSPIIPQSSAESNRNIYQYPAVSYASQISNSQNNNPLPSSTTYSYFSPTNNAVGRTNPQPPSIAENRYAMNYDNRMSNLQQSSPEINRHTYPASNDDHAKFNSWVGLHRSTASGQRYRKASAIVQPKRK, from the exons ATGGTCGCCACAGCGCTTGTTTTCaaagtttgggttttatcGGGACTTGTTTGTCTTTCTCAACTGACCTCCACTTATTGTGCAAGTGCCCCTTTTTCGACATCCGATCTACAGTCGACCAGCTTCAATGGCACGCAAG GGCACCCAGTGGATGGGGGAATAAAGGTGACCAAATCTCACCCTGagtcgaataaaaataattctgtCACTGTGATGAAGACATGGCGCTCAAGGTTCGACCGTATGACGCAGACGAGTCGCAAACTAAACGCCAAATCGCTAGTTAGCCCGCAGTTAACCTTGGACAAAATCTATCTTTTCATCGACACGGTGAATGACATAATGAATGGAAAAACCAGCGATACCAAGTTTAACAGAATGGTGAAGACATGGGGCGTACTGTACACTTCACTGG GCGCTCAAGCTTTGaataatttctttaatatGTGGGTCAGTCTGTGGACCGTCATCGATGCCGTAGCAAACATCGTTCGCGCTTACGAAACCAGGattttaaatgtaataaatgaaaatgaaccacCGGAACCCAACCCGTTAGAAGATTTGCAAGCTTCACTGGACGATGCCAACAATAACATTGCAGCAGTATCGGATCTCTTCCAAACCTTGGCGCGGATGGGCGAAATTGGTGATACCGAAAATCTTGACGACGGAGAAGTGCAAATCCTTAAACGGACGTTACCGCAAGACCCACGGCAAGAAGAGGATGACGACACTGAAAACAAtcgcgctgctgctgcacattATGAAAAAAGTgcagaggagagaaaagattccgTTTACTCCAAAGGGCAAGAAGTAAATATTCAACAGGACCATGTACCACGTGAGTCACAACTCGGAACAAATCGTCACTTATTTAGTCCAGCCAAATTTGGTAGCGATCCCGCAAATAATCGCCAGAATCTGTACTCAACTACAGAGAGAAATGCCCATCATTTAAATCCCGTTAGCGATTCTCGACAAATCCAACGTTTTTCCGTGAAAAGCGATCCCGATAACCGAATAAATCGCCGCCAAACGATGGTACGTGAATCGACCCCTAAGTCGACAAGTACGTACCCATCTAATCTTGAATTGCACCGAGCCTTTGGTGATAGAAACGCGCACAGTCCCACTAGAAGCAAGCGCTCTTTTTTAGACTATAATTTTGGCATCGATAGATTTGTTTTTGTCATGAGGAAAATGAACAACGTTTTAAActccaacaccaacaacaggcAGCTCAACAGATTCACTTCGTCGTTCAACAATCTTTTCGCCTCTGACGGCTTGACGGCTTTCAACACGTTTTACACTTTATTGGCTAGCTTCTGGACCGTCGTCGACGCCGTCGCCAACATTTTCCGATTCAACGAAGCTCGTGTTAGGGATGCAGTTCAACGGAACCAAGATCAAAATCAGCCTGATCCGCTGGGCGACTTGCAGGCTGAATTGGATGATACCAATGCAAATTTGGAAGAAGTTGCCGAACTTGTTACTACCTTAGATCAAGCAGCTGCCAGACTGGAAACTGTAACCGGTGACGAGTTTGATCGAAGCGgcgtgaaaaatataaaaaagaagaagaagaagaagaagaagaagtctaaGAAACACGGCAGTCGCCGGAGGAAACCTTCACTTCAAACTACTCCGCAACCAACTCGTCAACCCTACTATCCAGTGACTCACAAAAGTTACTCCGTAACGCGAGattattcattttcaactcATCCTCCAATCCAACCAGCATCAAGTGATAGATGGAAACCCATTTACGGTAATTGGTCCCCAATTATCCCCCAATCATCCGCTGAATCAAATCGCAACATTTATCAGTATCCGGCAGTTAGCTATGCCAGCCAAATTTCAAACAGCCAAAACAATAATCCCCTCCCATCGAGTACAACATACAGCTATTTCAGTCCAACAAACAATGCTGTCGGCCGAACGAATCCCCAGCCACCTTCGATCGCAGAAAATCGATACGCAATGAACTACGATAACCGTATGAGCAATCTCCAGCAATCTTCTCCCGAAATAAACCGCCACACCTATCCCGCTAGCAACGATGACCATGCCAAATTCAACAGTTGGGTGGGTCTCCACCGCTCAACAGCCAGTGGCCAACGATACAGGAAGGCTAGCGCCATCGTTCAACCGAAaagaaagtaa